In the genome of Kluyveromyces marxianus DMKU3-1042 DNA, complete genome, chromosome 1, one region contains:
- the SNA2 gene encoding Sna2p encodes MHARDWFLVFIAIFLPPVAVWIKRGFFTKDFLINVLLFLLGFFPGLIHALYVISKHPYEPSGNVLPRSQGYGSLS; translated from the coding sequence ATGCACGCCCGTGACTGGTTCCTTGTGTTTATTGCAATCTTCTTGCCTCCAGTTGCAGTCTGGATAAAAAGAGGGTTTTTCACCAAAGACTTCCTGATTAatgttttgttatttttgCTAGGGTTCTTCCCAGGTTTGATCCATGCTCTATATGTCATTTCAAAGCACCCTTACGAACCTAGCGGCAACGTTCTGCCAAGAAGCCAGGGTTATGGTTCTCTGTCTTAA